From the genome of Spinacia oleracea cultivar Varoflay chromosome 2, BTI_SOV_V1, whole genome shotgun sequence, one region includes:
- the LOC110803676 gene encoding E3 ubiquitin-protein ligase WAV3 has translation MGSKWIKARLALGCIQPPRTLDEDIISNSNSSSSVALTAANNGSGGGHRRRYSATADSLSSSTASVAADCRPSSPTTPTPSSSGLRLSRHSSKSSSKKTCAICLTTIIPGQGHAIFTAECSHSFHFNCITSNVKHGNRICPVCRAKWTEIPFYGQTSEALRGNLRDNSVNGNRDNPLITLQQFPLPQPDFNQNISPTYRVAEPAIFDDDDLIDEQHSFREQSAHDASDDSSNRRVEIRTCAEVSAIAKSASYNNFTVLIHLKAPVARISYNDANASSQNSRAPVDLVTVLDVSGSMAGTKLALLKRAMGFVIHHLGPHDRLSVIVFSSSARRLFPLRRMTDNGRNQALQAVNSLSSNGGTNIAEGLKKGAKVMLERKCKNPVSSIILLSDGQDTYTINGPAGAQSRTDYKSLLPNSIQQKSGTSFQIPVHTFGFGADHDSVSMHSISEGSGGTFSFIESECVIQDAFAQCMGGLLSVVVQELELEFNCIHSSLQIDSIKSGSYHSRLMADARKGCIAVGDLYAEEERDFLVTMNIPQASVSEMALLKVSCVYKDPITKETAYLDGGEVVKVNRPETTEHVEVSLEVDKQRNRLKAAEAMSEARSAAEHNNLVGAVSVLESCRQSLSESASAQDPLCVALLNELKEMQERMSSRQVYEASGRAYVLSGLSSHSWQRATARGDSTSSTNLSQAYQTSFMADMVTRSQTMVFPMPPSPPVRPPRSLSGRPSPR, from the exons ATGGGAAGCAAATGGATAAAGGCCAGATTAGCGTTGGGTTGCATTCAACCCCCGCGCACCCTAGACGAAGACATAATCAGTAACAGTAATTCTTCTTCCTCCGTCGCCCTCACCGCCGCCAACAACGGTTCTGGCGGCGGCCATCGTCGTCGATACTCCGCCACCGcggattctctctcctcatccaCTGCCTCCGTCGCAGCTGATTGCCGCCCTTCTTCTCCCACCACTCCTACTCCTTCCTCTTCTGGCCTCCGCCTCTCCCGACACTCCTCCAAATCTTCTTCTAAG AAGACCTGTGCAATATGTCTGACTACTATTATCCCAGGCCAGGGCCACGCCATTTTTACAGCTGAGTGCTCACACTCATTTCACTTTAACTGCATCACCTCTAATGTGAAGCATGGTAATCGCATTTGCCCAGTTTGCCGAGCAAAGTGGACGGAGATTCCCTTCTATGGTCAGACTTCTGAAGCTCTCCGAGGAAATCTGAGAGACAACTCGGTCAATGGAAACAGAGATAATCCATTGATAACTTTGCAGCAGTTTCCTCTTCCTCAACCAGATTTTAATCAGAACATCTCCCCAACATATCGGGTAGCTGAACCTGCTATTTTCGATGATGATGACCTTATAGATGAGCAGCATTCATTTAGGGAACAATCTGCTCATGATGCTTCTGATGACAGCTCTAATAGAAGGGTAGAGATAAGGACATGTGCTGAAGTTTCTGCCATTGCTAAGTCGGCATCTTATAATAATTTCACAGTTCTGATACACCTGAAGGCTCCTGTTgctagaataagctataatgaTGCTAACGCGTCATCTCAAAATTCTCGGGCCCCAGTTGATTTAGTTACTGTGCTGGACGTGAGTGGTAGCATGGCTGGTACCAAGCTTGCATTATTGAAACGAGCTATGGGATTTGTGATACATCATCTTGGTCCTCACGATAGGCTCTCAGTTATTGTATTTTCTTCTTCAGCTCGCCGTCTCTTTCCCCTTCGACGGATGACTGACAATGGTAGAAATCAGGCTCTACAAGCAGTTAATTCCCTCTCTTCTAACGGGGGAACTAACATTGCTGAAGGTCTCAAGAAGGGTGCTAAGGTAATGTTAGAACGGAAGTGCAAGAACCCAGTTAGCAGTATCATCCTTTTATCAGATGGACAGGACACATATACTATCAATGGTCCTGCTGGAGCACAATCACGGACAGATTACAAATCACTACTTCCGAATTCCATCCAACAGAAATCAGGAACAAGCTTCCAGATACCAGTGCATACGTTTGGATTTGGTGCAGATCATGATTCTGTTTCAATGCATTCCATCTCTGAAGGTTCTGGAGGTACATTCTCCTTCATAGAGTCTGAATGTGTGATTCAGGATGCTTTTGCCCAGTGCATGGGCGGTCTGCTGAGTGTGGTTGTACAAGAGCTAGAATTGGAGTTTAACTGCATACACTCTAGTTTGCAAATTGACTCAATTAAATCCGGAAGCTACCATTCTCGGCTGATGGCTGATGCAAGAAAGGGTTGCATAGCTGTTGGAGACTTGTATGCCGAAGAAGAAAGGGATTTTCTTGTGACAATGAATATTCCTCAGGCATCAGTAAGTGAGATGGCATTGCTGAAGGTTAGCTGTGTTTATAAGGACCCAATCACAAAAGAGACGGCATATTTAGATGGAGGTGAAGTTGTCAAAGTTAATAGGCCAGAAACAACAGAGCATGTAGAGGTTTCCTTGGAAGTGGATAAGCAGCGTAACAGGCTAAAAGCAGCAGAAGCTATGTCTGAGGCTAGATCTGCTGCTGAGCATAATAATTTGGTGGGTGCAGTGTCTGTCCTCGAGAGTTGTCGGCAATCATTGTCAGAAAGTGCATCAGCACAAGACCCCTTATGCGTGGCACTACTTAACGAACTAAAGGAGATGCAAGAGAGGATGTCTAGCCGTCAGGTGTACGAGGCATCAGGAAGGGCGTATGTTTTGTCTGGACTGAGTTCACATTCGTGGCAGAGGGCAACTGCAAGAGGCGATTCCACAAGTAGCACCAATCTTTCTCAAGCTTACCAAACCTCATTCATGGCTGATATGGTTACCCGTTCTCAGACGATGGTGTTTCCTATGCCACCTTCTCCTCCTGTGAGGCCTCCTCGGTCACTCTCTGGGCGTCCAAGTCCTAGGTAA
- the LOC110803659 gene encoding UDP-xylose transporter 1 has product MGEKWGIQVGVVGALFLSVASSVSIVICNKALMSNLGFPFATTLTSWHLMVTYCTLHIAQRLNFFETKTVEMKTVILFGILNGISIGLLNLSLGFNSIGFYQMTKLAIIPFTVLLETLFLNKNFSRKIKFSLFVLLVGVGIASITDLQLNFVGTVLSGLAIVTTCVGQILTNTIQKRLNVSSTQLLYQSAPFQAAVLFVFGPMVDKFLTKQSVFAFKYSPVVLGFIVLSCLIAVSVNFSTFLVIGKTSPVTYQVLGHLKTCLVLGFGYTLLHDPFTERNIIGITIAVFGMGLYSYFCTNETKKKIPIGDLSTASQIKDQEILPLSSVKNMGIQDNENHEKIKAAKDSLV; this is encoded by the exons ATGGGAGAGAAATGGGGAATCCAAGTAGGAGTGGTAGGAGCATTGTTTCTATCAGTGGCGTCATCGGTTTCTATTGTCATTTGCAACAAAGCCTTGATGAGTAATCTTGGCTTCCCTTTTG CGACGACACTGACAAGTTGGCACTTGATGGTAACATATTGTACCCTTCACATAGCGCAACGCCTCAATTTTTTCGAGACAAAAACAGTGGAAATGAAGACAGTAATCTTGTTTGGAATACTTAATGGTATTTCAATAGGACTTCTTAACTTGAGCCTTGGTTTCAACTCCATTGGTTTTTACCAGATGACTAAGCTTGCCATTATACCTTTCACTGTCCTCTTGGAAACTCTTTTCCTCAACAAAAACTTCAG TCGGAAAATCAAGTTTTCTCTGTTCGTGTTGCTGGTGGGAGTTGGGATCGCCTCGATCACCGACCTGCAGCTCAATTTCGTTGGCACAGTTCTTTCTGGTTTAGCCATAGTCACAACATGCGTTGGTCAGATT CTGACAAACACAATACAGAAAAGGCTTAATGTATCATCGACACAATTGCTGTATCAATCAGCACCATTCCAAGCAGCTGTTCTGTTCGTGTTTGGTCCTATGGTCGATAAGTTCCTCACCAAACAAAGTGTCTTTGCGTTCAAGTATTCCCCCGTTGTCTTG GGGTTTATCGTGTTGTCGTGCCTGATAGCGGTGTCAGTAAACTTCAGCACATTCCTAGTGATAGGGAAGACATCACCAGTAACATACCAAGTATTAGGGCATTTGAAGACATGCTTGGTTCTTGGATTTGGTTATACATTATTGCATGATCCTTTCACAGAGAGGAACATTATTGGAATTACTATTGCTGTTTTTGGGATGGGGCTCTATTCTTATTTTTGCACCAATGAAACCAAAAAGAAAATCCCTATTGGGGATTTATCCACTGCATCCCAG ATAAAAGACCAGGAAATTTTGCCACTATCCTCGGTGAAGAATATGGGAATCCAAGAcaatgaaaatcatgaaaagaTCAAAGCAGCCAAGGATTCTCTTGTCtaa